The genomic region CGACGCCACACTGGCCAACCCGCGCACCGCAGTGGTGGCCCTGGGCAGCAACCTCGGCAACCGGCTGGAGACCCTGCAGGGCGCGGTGGACGAGCTGGGCGACACCCCCGGCCTGAAGATCACCGCGGTGTCCGGGGTCTTCGAGACCGAGGCCCTGGGCGGCCCCGACGAACAGCCCAACTACTACAACGCCGTGGTGCTGCTGCGCACCACGCTGCCGCCGTACTCGCTGCTGGAGCGGGCCAACGCGATCGAGGACGCCTTCGGCCGGGTCCGCACCGTGCGCTGGGGCGCCCGCACGCTGGACGTCGACATCATCAGCTACCAGGGCGTGCTGAGCGAGGACCCGGTGCTGCTGCTGCCGCACCCGCGCGCCCACGAGCGGGCCTTCGTGCTGGCCCCCTGGCTGGACGCCGAACCGGACGGTGAGCTGCCGGGCCACGGGTCGGTGGCCGAGCTGCTCGGCAAGCTCGGCGGCGAGGGTGCCCAGGGCGTGGTCCGGCGCACCGACATCCAGCTGCGCCTGCCGGAGTAAGGTCAAGGCTGCGCCGTGGCGGCGAAGGGCGACCGCCGGCATCCGAGAAGGGACCCATCGAACCTGTGAAGCCGCTGCGCCTGCGTCTCCTGCTGGGCATCTTCGTGGTCGCCGCGGCCCTGGCCTGGGCCGGCGCCAAGCTGTGGAACTCGCTGGACACGCTGCCGGGAGTGCCGGCCGCGGCGCCGGTGGTGCTGGCGGTGGTCGCGGTGATCCTGCTGGCCGCGGCGATCTCGCTGCGCTCCCGGCTGAAGGCGGTCCGGGACCGGGCGCCGGGGGCGAAGCGGGTGGACCCGCTGGTGGCGGCCCGGGCCGTGGTGCTGGCCCAGGCCAGTGCGCTGGTCTCGGCCCTGGTCTCCGGGGTCTACGCGGGACTGGGCATCGAGCTGCTGACCCTGCCGGACTTCGCCGCGCACCGCGGCGCGGCGATCACCGCGGGCCTGGCGGTGCTGGCCGGCGCCGGTGTGGTGGCCGCCGCGCTGTGGCTGCAGCACGTCTGCAAGCTGCCCGAGGACGGCGGCGGCAGCGGGAACGGCAAGGGCGCGGCACCGTCCGCCCGCTGACTCGACGTCACCTCCGGGCCCGCTGAGCTGGGGCCCTTCCGCACCGCCGCCCCCGAGCTGACAGCGCCGGTATTCGCACGCTAGTTTCTTGTGCATGTCTCGCGGTCGCCACCGGCACTCCTCGCTCCTCGGTCGTGCGCTGCCGCCCATCGCGGCGGCCGGCCTCACGCTGGCCGCGCTGGCCGCGTTGCTGATCAGTCCGGACCGGGTGGTGGCCCGGTCGGTCGGGGTCGCGGCGGTGCTCGCGGTGCTGGGCCTGGCCATGGTGCTGCGCCAGCGTGACCGGGCGGCCCGGCAGGCTGCCGACACCGCCGCGCTGCGCCGGATCCGGGACGAGGAGCGGTACGAGGAACAGCTGGCCGAGGCGGAGTACGCGGCCGAGGTGGCCGAGGAGCGGGCGGCCCGGCTGGGCCGCCGGCTGACGGCGGAGAAGTCCCGGCTGGCGAAGGCGGAGACCGAGATCGCCCGGCTGCTCAAGGAGCGCGCGGTGCAGGCGGCCGAGCAGGCGCTCAGGGAGGCCGAGGCGGCGCAGCGGGCGATCGAGGCGGCCCAGCCCAAGCACCCGGTGACCCCGGTGGCCTATCTGCGGGCGGCGAACGCGCTGCGCGCACTCGAGCGACGGGCCGAGCTGGCCGAGCAGCAGGCAGAGCATCTGGCGCGCCGTCAGGCGGCCAAGCGGGCCGCGGCCGCGCTGCCGCCCGGTGGTTCGGCCGACGCGTCCTCGGCGGCGGGTCGTGCGCTGCCCGAGGTGCGGGCCACGCACGCCCCGGCGGTGCCGACCGCGCGTATCGGGCGCCTGGAGCCGGTGGCCACGCGGGCCTCGGACGGGGAGCGCCCGGCGGTGGCCGCCTCCCCGGTGCGTCCGGTGCTGCCCGGCCCGGTGGCCGAGGCGGCCGCGGCGATCGTCCCGGTGGAGCGGCAGCGGCCGCGTCCGCAGCTGGCGACCGGACGCGGACCGAACTTCAGCTTCTTCGGACGCGGTCCGGTGGCGCGGCCGGCGGCGCCGGCGCCCGCGGTGGGCTCGGTCACCGAACTCGCCGAGCAGCAGAGCCAGCAGCAGCGGCGGGTGGCGGAGCAGGACCTGGCGGACGTGCTGGGTGACGAGGTGGCCGACACCGAGGTGGTCGACCTGACGCCGGAGGACGACACCGAGCTGCTGGACCTGGGCGAGCTGCGCCGGGGCCAGGCCTGAGGGCCGGCGCCAGGTGATCGGCGCCCGGTGATCGGCGCCCGGTGATCGGGGTCGGGTGATCGGGGTCGGGTGATCGGGGTCGGGCCGCGCTGAATCTGAGCCTTCCTCAGATTCGCGGGTAGCGGCCCTGCACGGTCCAGATGTTGGGGTTGTCGGCCAGCTCGGGGTGCAGGTCGGACAGATCCGCCAGCACGTCCTGCAGGAAGTCCCGGGCCTCGCGCCGCAGCTCCTGGTGCCGGACCACCAGCGGCTCCTGGTCCAGCCAGGTCGCCGAGACCTCCACCAGGCCGAACCGGCGGGCGAACCGCAGCAGCTCGGTGTTCTGGGTGAAGTCCAGGTCGGCGGTGCGGATCGCGGCGGCCCGGCTGCCGCGCGGGTCCTCGTCCAGCTGCTCGACGATGTCGCACAGCGCCCAGGCGAAGTCCAGCACCGGCACCCAGCCCCAGGCGGTCGACAGTTCGAGCTCGTCCTCCGCCAGGTAGACGTCACCGCAGAACAGGTCGTGCCGCAGCGCCTGCACCGAGGCACTGCGGTAGTCGGTCTGCGGGGGGTCGGGAATCCGCAGCGAGAGGGAGTAGCCGAGCTCGATCACAGGGCTCATTTAACCGCGTGACGGGGCCGGGTCCGGCCGGGGATGATGGGCGCATGCCCGAGCCCATCCGCGTGCGGGGCTCGGTGGTCGTTCCCGACGCCGAGCTCGTCTGGCGCTTCTCCCGGTCCAGCGGCCCCGGTGGCCAGCACGTCAACACCTCCGACACCCAGGTCGAGCTCCGCTACGACCTGGCCGCCTCCGAGGCGCTGCCCGAGGTGTGGAAGCAGCGCGCGCTGGAGCGGCTGGCGAACCGGCTGGTGGACGGCAGGGTGCTGGTGGTGCGGGCCAGCGAGCACCGCTCGCAGTGGCGCAACCGCGAGGTGGCCGCGGCCCGGCTGGCCTCGCTGCTGGGCGAGGCGACGGCGCCGCCGCCCAAGGCCCGGCGGGCCACCAAGCCGAGCCGGGGGATGGTCGAGCGGCGGCTGTCGAACAAGAAGCACCGCTCGGAGCTCAAGCGCGGCCGCTCGGCACCGCGCGGCGAGTAGCCCGGCGCCACGGGGTCCGCGCCGCGGAAAACATGACGCCGGCTCAGCCCAGGTGCCGGTAGCCGCCGCGGAAGTAGAGCAGCGGGCGCCCGTCCGGCGCCGGCACCCGGGCCTCCAGCACCCGGCCGATCAGCAGCATGTGGTCGCCCGCCGGTATCCGCTGCTCGGTGCGGCACTCCACGGTGGCCAGTGCCCCGGTGACCAGCGGCGCGTCGGTCTGCGGGCCGCGCACGTGCGGGGTGTCCGCGAACAGCAGCCGGTCGCTCAGCCGCCCCTTCATGGCGAACCGCGAGGCCAGCGCCCGGTGCTCCTCGCCGAGCAGCGAGACCGCCCACAGGTCCACCCGGGAGAGCAGCTCGTCCATCCGCGAGTCCTCGCGCACCGAGATCAGCACCAGCGGCGGCTCCAGCGAGACCGACAGGAACGAGGTCGCGGTCATCCCGGCGTCCTCACCGGCGTCGTTGGCCGTCACCAGCGCCACCCCGGCGGCCAGCTGGGAGAGGGCGGCCCGGAACTCGTCCGGCGTGGCGAGGGAGGCAGCTGCGTGCTGCGGCGAGATGGACACGTACCGCACGCTAGCTCTCGGGTGCCTCCGGTGGCATCCGGCGGTGGTCCTAGGCCCTATGGCGGTGCCCCCGTCACCCGCCGGCGGGGACCGGCTACAGCTTGGGCCGTCCACGACCGACCAGGAAGATGGCCATCGCCGAATCGTGTCCGGGCATGACCGAGATGAACCGGATTTGCCTGTTTATGCGTTCTGTGATTTGGGTCACAAGTAACGACCTATTGCTGACCGAGCGTGCCGATCGCTGTGCTCGCTGTGATTCAGTTCTTCTGGCAATCGGACGATAACCATCAAGACCTATCCGAAGCAGCCGGGGAGCCCCCGCATGGAAGCCGAGTCGGAGCCCTACGTCCGCCTCGCGACCCTTCGCACCTTGCACCGGGTCGTGGCGGACCTCAATGCTGCCCGCAGCCTGGCGGGCACCCTGCAGGCCGTGGTCGAGGGTTCGGTGCACGGGCTCGGCTTCGACGCCGCCGCGGTGAGCCTGGTCCGCCCCGACGGCGACCTGGTGGTGGCGGCCGTCTGGGAGTACGAGGAACGCGACTACGGCGGCCCCTCGGTGCTGCTCGGCCAGGTCGGCACCCGCGAGTCCTGGGACCGGCTGCTCGCCGTCGGCGACCACTGGGGCACCCTGCGGTTCCTGCCGCACGACCGCGGCTGGGCGGTGGGCACCGACATCCCGCGCTGGACCGGGGACGGCCCGCTGCCGGTCTACGCCAACGACTGGCACCCCGAGGACGGCCTGCTGGCCCCGATGTACAGCGCCGGCGGCGACCTGCTCGGCGTGCTCAGCGTGGACCGCCCGCGCAGCGGCAAGCGCCCCGGCGCCTGGACCCGCGAGGCGCTGGAGATGTTCTCGCTGCAGGCCTCGATCGCGATCGGCAACGCCCGGCTGCGGGCCGAGATGCAGCGCGCGCTGGCCCGGCTGGAGAAGGAGCAGCAGGCGCTGCGGGCCAGCGAGGAGAGCTTCCGGCAGGCCTTCGAGTACGCCCCCAGCGGGATGGCCATCACCGAGCTGCACGGGGCCGCCCGCGGGCAGCTGACCCGGGTCAACGACGCGCTCTGCCGGCTGCTCGGCCGCCCGCGCGCGGCGCTGCGCCAGCAGAGCTTCCTGGACCTGGTGCACCCCGAGGACCGCGGCCTGCTGGAGCGCACCAGCGCCGAGAGCGGCCGGGCCGAACTTCGGCTGGCCCGGCGCGACGGCGGCTACCAGTGGGTCTGCCTGCGCAACTCGATCGTGGCGGACGCGGCCGAGGGGCCGAGTTTCCTGCTCACCCACGTCGAGGACATCGAGGACCGCAAGCGGCACGAGCTGCAACTCGCCCACCGGGCCAGCCACGACGCGCTCACCGGCCTGCCGAACGGCGCCGAGCTGCGCAGCCGGCTGGCCCGCCGGCTCTGCGCCCTGCCGCAGGGCCCGGGCGGCGCGGCCGCGCACGGGGCCGCCGCGGCTGGACCGTGCGCGTTGGAGGGTGCGGCCGCCGCGCACGGCTCCTCGGGCTCCTACGGCCCGCACAGCCCGCGCTCCGGGCAGGAGGTCCCGGCGCCCGTCGGTGGGCCGCCGGACGGCGGCTACGGGGGCTACGGCGGCCCGGGCGGGCGCGGCACCCTGGTGCACGGCTACGCGGAGCGCGGCGCCACCGCCGAGCGCCCCGGCTACCAGGCCGGTGGCGGTGGTGGCGGTGGCGGCGGTGGTGGCGGCGCCTTCGCCGCCCCGGGGATGGAGCACGTGCACGCGGTGGTGCCGACCGACCCGGAGGCCGCGCCGGAGCCCTGGCACGGCCCGCGGTCCAGCGGCGGCCCCGGCCCGCAGAAGGGCCTGGCGGTGCTCTTCTGCGACCTGGACGGCTTCAAGTCGGTCAACGACCGGTTCGGCCACAACGCCGGTGACGCGGTGCTGGTGGAGGTGGCCCGGCGGCTGCAGCAGGTGGTCCGCGAGGGTGACACGGTGGCCCGGCTCGGCGGTGACGAGTTCGTGGTGCTGGCCGACAGCATCGGTAACGAGGAGGCGGCCGACCTCGCGGTCCGGCTGCGCAACGCGATCATCCCGCCGATGCGGATAGCCGGGCGGGTGATGCGGGTCGGGGTGAGCCTGGGGATCGGTTGGGCGGGCTGCGGGATGAGCATCGAAGAGGTGCTGCACCAGGCCGACAAGCGGATGTACGACGAGAAGCGGGCCCGCGGCGGCGCGGTCCGTGGCGCCCGGGGCGAACGATCCCACCGTCGGGCGGTTTGAGACCACCAGGTCTGAGCAGGGCCGAACTGCGCTGTAGGGTGCCCTGGGTACAGGTGTCCAGACGGCATTGGGGAGTCCACCGCGATGACGGCGAGCAGCCAGGGACCCGCGGACGACGCGGGCCAGATCCCGCAGGACGAGGACCCGTTCGCCTATCTCTACCGTCCGGCCGAGGGTGCGGACGGCACCGAGCAGGCACCGGGCGCACCGCGTGGCGGGTACCGCCCGATGGAGGTCGGCCGGGCCCAGTACGGGCAGCAGGCGGCCCGTCCGCAGGCCCCGTTCCCGCCCACCGCGCCGTACCCGCCGCAGCGGCCGTACGGGCCCGGCGCCGAGCAGACCAGCCAACTCCCGCACCAGCAGGCGCGTTACGCCGAGCGGTCGCGCCCGCAGCCGGGCGAGGACGCGCCGCGCGGGCGCGGCAAGGGGCCGGTGATCGGTGTGGTGGCGGTGGTCGCGGCGATCGCGATCGGGTCCGGTATCGCGCTGTCCGGCAACGACGGCAAGAGCAGCAAGGACAACGCGGCGCCCGGTCCGGCGAGCAGCGCGGGCCACCCGGCGTCGCCCTCGGCCTCCGGGGCGGGCAGCCTGTCGCCGAGCGCCTCGGGTTCGCCGTCCGGCTCGGCGAGTGCCGCCGGTGCGAACACCTTCATCGACGCCTCGAAGGCGCAGGCCCAGGGCGCGCCGCTGGCGGCCACCGTCAAGGGCACGGTCTCGGCCGACGGGAGCTACCTGACGCTCCAGCAGGGTTCCAGCGTGACCTGGACGGTCACCGTGCCGACGGCCGGCCAGTACAAGTTCTGGCTGCACTACAGCAACAACGGGGACCCGGTGAAGGTCGCGGTCAGCGTCAACGGCGCCGACCACCCGGGCGGCACCACCTTCAAGAGCTACAGCAAGGGCGGCGACCCGTCGCAGGCCTGGTCCTACACGAACATATGGCCGCAGCTGCAGGCGGGCAGCAACACCATCGTGGTCACGCCGGCCGGCGGCCCGGTCCTGGTGGACCAGGTCGCCGTCACCGGCATGGACGTCAACGGCAACTACCCGAGCGGCTCCGCCACCGGCTGACCGGACCGGGTGGCGACCACCCGGGCCAGCTGGGCGACGGTCTCGGCCATCGCGGTCCGGGCCGGGCCGAGCACCTTGCGCGGGTCCACCGCGTCCGGCAGCCGGTCCAGCGCGGCGCGCAGGGCCGGGGTGAAGGCGGTGTTCAGCGCCGTACCGATGTTGATCTTGACCAGGCCGGCCGTGACGCCGGCGGCGAGCTCGGCGTCGGGGACGCCGGAGCTGCCGTGCAGGACCAGCGGGACGGGCACCGCGGCCGCCAGCCGGGCGATCAGCGCGTGGTCCAGGCCGGCCGTCCTGGTGGTCATCGCGTGTGAGCTGCCGACCGCCACGGCCAGCGCGTCCACCCGGGTCCCGGCGACGTAGTCGGCGGCCTCGGCCGGGTCGGTGCGGGCGCCCGGGGCGTGTGCGGGCAGCGGCGGCTCGCCGTCCTTGCCGCCGACCCGGCCGAGCTCGGCCTCCAGGTGCAGGCCGTGCCGGTGGGCGAACTCGGCCGCCTCGGCGGTGGCCTTGAGGTTCTCGG from Kitasatospora azatica KCTC 9699 harbors:
- a CDS encoding class II fructose-bisphosphate aldolase, translating into MPLARTADLLAHAVETRRGLPAFNVITLEHAEAIVAGAELAGTPVILQISQNAVAYHGGRLLPLARACAEVAAAAAVPTALHLDHVEDFDLLRAAPAAGFSSAMFDASTLPHAENLKATAEAAEFAHRHGLHLEAELGRVGGKDGEPPLPAHAPGARTDPAEAADYVAGTRVDALAVAVGSSHAMTTRTAGLDHALIARLAAAVPVPLVLHGSSGVPDAELAAGVTAGLVKINIGTALNTAFTPALRAALDRLPDAVDPRKVLGPARTAMAETVAQLARVVATRSGQPVAEPLG
- a CDS encoding flavin reductase family protein, translated to MSISPQHAAASLATPDEFRAALSQLAAGVALVTANDAGEDAGMTATSFLSVSLEPPLVLISVREDSRMDELLSRVDLWAVSLLGEEHRALASRFAMKGRLSDRLLFADTPHVRGPQTDAPLVTGALATVECRTEQRIPAGDHMLLIGRVLEARVPAPDGRPLLYFRGGYRHLG
- a CDS encoding carbohydrate-binding protein; this translates as MTASSQGPADDAGQIPQDEDPFAYLYRPAEGADGTEQAPGAPRGGYRPMEVGRAQYGQQAARPQAPFPPTAPYPPQRPYGPGAEQTSQLPHQQARYAERSRPQPGEDAPRGRGKGPVIGVVAVVAAIAIGSGIALSGNDGKSSKDNAAPGPASSAGHPASPSASGAGSLSPSASGSPSGSASAAGANTFIDASKAQAQGAPLAATVKGTVSADGSYLTLQQGSSVTWTVTVPTAGQYKFWLHYSNNGDPVKVAVSVNGADHPGGTTFKSYSKGGDPSQAWSYTNIWPQLQAGSNTIVVTPAGGPVLVDQVAVTGMDVNGNYPSGSATG
- the folK gene encoding 2-amino-4-hydroxy-6-hydroxymethyldihydropteridine diphosphokinase, with translation MSTSDPTASPTTFDLQHRVDSADATLANPRTAVVALGSNLGNRLETLQGAVDELGDTPGLKITAVSGVFETEALGGPDEQPNYYNAVVLLRTTLPPYSLLERANAIEDAFGRVRTVRWGARTLDVDIISYQGVLSEDPVLLLPHPRAHERAFVLAPWLDAEPDGELPGHGSVAELLGKLGGEGAQGVVRRTDIQLRLPE
- the arfB gene encoding alternative ribosome rescue aminoacyl-tRNA hydrolase ArfB; its protein translation is MPEPIRVRGSVVVPDAELVWRFSRSSGPGGQHVNTSDTQVELRYDLAASEALPEVWKQRALERLANRLVDGRVLVVRASEHRSQWRNREVAAARLASLLGEATAPPPKARRATKPSRGMVERRLSNKKHRSELKRGRSAPRGE
- a CDS encoding GGDEF domain-containing protein, whose amino-acid sequence is MEAESEPYVRLATLRTLHRVVADLNAARSLAGTLQAVVEGSVHGLGFDAAAVSLVRPDGDLVVAAVWEYEERDYGGPSVLLGQVGTRESWDRLLAVGDHWGTLRFLPHDRGWAVGTDIPRWTGDGPLPVYANDWHPEDGLLAPMYSAGGDLLGVLSVDRPRSGKRPGAWTREALEMFSLQASIAIGNARLRAEMQRALARLEKEQQALRASEESFRQAFEYAPSGMAITELHGAARGQLTRVNDALCRLLGRPRAALRQQSFLDLVHPEDRGLLERTSAESGRAELRLARRDGGYQWVCLRNSIVADAAEGPSFLLTHVEDIEDRKRHELQLAHRASHDALTGLPNGAELRSRLARRLCALPQGPGGAAAHGAAAAGPCALEGAAAAHGSSGSYGPHSPRSGQEVPAPVGGPPDGGYGGYGGPGGRGTLVHGYAERGATAERPGYQAGGGGGGGGGGGGAFAAPGMEHVHAVVPTDPEAAPEPWHGPRSSGGPGPQKGLAVLFCDLDGFKSVNDRFGHNAGDAVLVEVARRLQQVVREGDTVARLGGDEFVVLADSIGNEEAADLAVRLRNAIIPPMRIAGRVMRVGVSLGIGWAGCGMSIEEVLHQADKRMYDEKRARGGAVRGARGERSHRRAV
- a CDS encoding DUF3180 domain-containing protein; its protein translation is MKPLRLRLLLGIFVVAAALAWAGAKLWNSLDTLPGVPAAAPVVLAVVAVILLAAAISLRSRLKAVRDRAPGAKRVDPLVAARAVVLAQASALVSALVSGVYAGLGIELLTLPDFAAHRGAAITAGLAVLAGAGVVAAALWLQHVCKLPEDGGGSGNGKGAAPSAR